In one Rhopalosiphum padi isolate XX-2018 chromosome 3, ASM2088224v1, whole genome shotgun sequence genomic region, the following are encoded:
- the LOC132926309 gene encoding uncharacterized protein LOC132926309, giving the protein MVTARCTRGLTAGTSTATDCSDGFDHSADDKRISRTTATTDVTCHCLDCCYVTAAVTVAPQPAVVVTTRRNSGKTPADESSGCEPPSEAAAFVASASAAAFVLFAALLAVVLSSAALLTVASMVPMADAAARELRGPQAADYIHLWHQQQQQKQQPAGQRLYDDDDASRQKRQLFNKNANREPGVVALTFSLIGGTISDAREAFRNVSSIVRDTINEAASDPAASSTAAGDQMMMAAANTADNEIGGGAASTTVAADPRMAGQTIGKLLGRNYRGLRRLFNSELRSAVKNSPGNIRDFAVELMGSIGQSLRPQNLFSRGQINDTTTAAGRR; this is encoded by the exons CGACGGATTTGACCACTCCGCGGACGACAAGCGGATATCGCGGACGACCGCGACCACTGACGTCACCTGCCACTGCTTGGACTGTTGCTACGTGACCGCGGCCGTTACGGTGGCCCCGCAACCGGCGGTGGTCGTGACCACCAGAAGAAACAGCGGCAAGACACCCGCGGACGAATCGTCTGGTTGCGAACCGCCGTCCGAGGCCGCTGCGTTTGTCGCCTCCGCTTCAGCGGCCGCGTTCGTCTTGTTCGCCGCTCTGTTGGCCGTAGTGCTGTCGTCGGCCGCACTCTTGACCGTCGCGTCCATGGTGCCGATGGCCGACGCGGCCGCGCGCGAACTCCGCGGTCCGCAAGCCGCCGACTACATCCACCTGTGGCACCAGCAACAGCAGCAAAAGCAGCAGCCGGCCGGACAGAGGctgtacgacgacgacgacgcgtcGAGACAGAAGAGGCAACTGTTCAACAAGAACGCGAACCGCGAACCCGGAGTTGTGGCGCTGACGTTTTCGCTCATCGGCGGC ACTATTTCGGACGCCCGTGAAGCATTCCGGAACGTGTCGAGCATCGTGCGCGACACGATCAACGAGGCGGCCAGTGATCCTGCGGCCAGCAGCACCGCCGCCGGCGACCAGATGATGATGGCGGCGGCCAATACCGCGGACAACGAGATCGGCGGCGGAGCGGCGTCCACCACGGTGGCCGCGGACCCGAGGATGGCCGGCCAAACGATAGGCAAACTGCTCGGCCGCAACTACCGCGGTCTGCGCCGGCTGTTCAACTCCGAACTCCGGTCCGCCGTCAAG AACTCGCCGGGCAACATCCGCGATTTCGCCGTAGAGTTGATGGGCTCCATCGGTCAGAGCCTCAGACCTCAAAATCTGTTTTCTCGGGGCCAGATAAACGACACCACTACTGCAGCCGGCCGGCGATAA